Proteins co-encoded in one Xiphophorus couchianus chromosome 16, X_couchianus-1.0, whole genome shotgun sequence genomic window:
- the ccdc97 gene encoding coiled-coil domain-containing protein 97 produces MWGEIDPPVRAQPRPCGSEKITVLPEEPAAPVQTCGLYIPKHRTDTQPVAQLDPSAEPSCVGAMIESVAMSGSPVKSQQIGEAELTFGQRREELLHQYRSRPLVFLERYHGHLKPEHLPAFAHVSWDPRAQHYSRLVQTRPAGCTNRTRVRNQRYAALRALQKDGEYFSEEQMRMREPLLYEQYIGQFLTDEEVLERSQEAMLDGAQEGQGGGGSCGLANLLLNSYQERLIQNRLQEEQDREDGAQEEDEDDDEDGVQQRAWQPTAEEKALLREEFISRMHQRFLDGKDKDFNYSEVDDNPDYDNLDIVSRDAEDKYFDEDDDEEEEEEMEKDDDEEKMAE; encoded by the exons ATGTGGGGGGAGATCGACCCTCCCGTTAGAGCCCAGCCCAGGCCGTGTGGGAGCGAAAAGATAACGGTGTTACCAGAGGAACCTGCGGCTCCTGTACAGACATGCGGCCTCTACATACCCAAACACAGAACAGATACCCAGCCGGTCGCCCAGCTGGACCCCTCG GCAGAGCCCAGCTGCGTTGGAGCCATGATAGAGTCGGTAGCCATGAGCGGGAGCCCCGTGAAGAGCCAGCAGATCGGAGAGGCCGAGCTGACCTTCGGGCAGCGGAGGGAGGAGCTGCTGCATCAGTACCGCAGCAGACCGCTGGTCTTCCTGGAGAGGTACCAT GGCCACCTGAAGCCTGAGCACCTTCCTGCTTTCGCCCACGTCAGCTGGGACCCGAGAGCCCAGCACTACAGCCGGCTGGTGCAGACGCGACCTGCAGGATGCACCAACAGGACCAGGGTCAGAAACCAGCGTTACGCTGCCCTCAGAGCGCTGCAGAAAG ACGGCGAGTATTTCAGCGAGGAACAGATGCGGATGAGGGAGCCGCTGCTGTACGAGCAATATATTGGCCAGTTTCTGACTGATGAAGAG GTTTTGGAGCGCTCCCAGGAGGCCATGCTGGACGGTGCGCAGGAGGGACAAGGAGGCGGCGGCTCCTGTGGGCTCGCCAATCTCCTCCTCAACTCCTACCAGGAGCGGCTCATCCAGAACCGCCTGCAGGAGGAGCAGGACAGAGAAGACGGCGCCCAAGAGGAGGACGAAGATGACGACG AAGATGGAGTCCAGCAGAGGGCATGGCAGCCCACTGCAGAGGAAAAGGCTCTGCTGAGGGAGGAGTTCATCAGTCGGATGCATCAGCGATTCCTAGACGGAAAAGACAAAGATTTCAACTACAG cGAGGTGGACGACAACCCCGACTACGACAACCTGGACATCGTCAGCAGAGACGCCGAGGATAAATACTTTGATGAAGATGACGacgaagaggaagaggaggagatggaaaaagatgatgatgaagaga